In a single window of the Micromonospora inositola genome:
- the iolD gene encoding 3D-(3,5/4)-trihydroxycyclohexane-1,2-dione acylhydrolase (decyclizing), producing the protein MTAGADNVRLTVGQTVVRFLASQWSERDGQRQKLFAGCFGIFGHGNVAGVGQALLQNELTEKEERLPYVLARNEQAMVHTAVAYARQKDRLQTWACTASVGPGSTNMLTGAALATVNRLPVLLLPSGTFATRVSGPVLQELEAPNAADVTVNDAFRPLSRFFDRVNRPEQLPSALLGAMRVLTDPVETGAATIALPQDVQAEAFEWPVDLFAPRIWRIARPVPEAVDVADAATLICSARRPLIVAGGGVHYSGAEQALRVFCEATGIPVGETQAGKGALPHGHPQAMGAIGSTGTTAANALAREADVVIGIGTRYSDFTTASRTAFQDPGIRFVNINISRFDAGKHAGLPVVADAREALTALTAALQGYAVDPAYRDRQVRLFRDWDARVEAAYHPPAEVTDALAAGVLTQGTVLGCVNELSDPRDVVVCAAGSMPGDLHKLWRVRDRKAYHVEYGYSCMGYEIPGGIGVRLADPDRDVFVMVGDGSYLMMPTELVTAVQERVKVIVVLVQNHGFHSIGSLSESLGSQRFGTRYRFRNDATGRLDGGKLPIDLAANARSLGATVMEVRSRGELEQAIKDAKAAPANGGPVVIHVETEPTVHAPDSGSWWDVPVSQVSDLDTTQRAHATYAGHKATQRALLAPTERTNL; encoded by the coding sequence ATGACCGCCGGCGCCGACAACGTACGCCTGACCGTGGGGCAGACCGTCGTGCGCTTCCTGGCCAGCCAGTGGAGCGAGCGCGACGGCCAGCGCCAGAAGCTGTTCGCCGGGTGCTTCGGCATCTTCGGTCACGGCAATGTCGCGGGCGTCGGCCAGGCCCTGCTCCAGAACGAGCTGACCGAGAAGGAGGAGCGCCTGCCCTACGTGCTGGCCCGCAACGAGCAGGCCATGGTTCACACCGCGGTGGCCTACGCACGCCAGAAGGACCGCCTCCAGACGTGGGCGTGCACCGCGTCCGTCGGCCCCGGCTCGACGAACATGCTCACGGGAGCCGCCCTGGCCACCGTGAACCGTCTGCCGGTGCTGCTGCTGCCCTCCGGCACGTTCGCCACCCGGGTGTCCGGGCCGGTGCTGCAGGAGCTCGAGGCGCCGAACGCCGCGGACGTCACCGTCAACGACGCCTTCCGCCCGCTGTCGCGCTTCTTCGACCGGGTCAACCGGCCGGAGCAGCTGCCCTCGGCCCTGCTCGGCGCCATGCGGGTCCTCACCGACCCGGTGGAGACGGGGGCGGCGACCATCGCGCTACCGCAGGACGTGCAGGCGGAGGCGTTCGAGTGGCCGGTCGACCTTTTCGCGCCGCGGATCTGGCGGATCGCCCGGCCGGTTCCGGAGGCCGTCGACGTCGCGGACGCGGCCACGCTGATCTGCTCGGCGCGGCGGCCGCTCATCGTCGCCGGTGGCGGGGTGCACTACTCCGGCGCGGAGCAGGCGCTGCGCGTGTTCTGCGAGGCCACCGGCATCCCGGTCGGGGAGACTCAGGCCGGCAAGGGCGCGCTGCCGCACGGTCATCCGCAGGCAATGGGCGCGATCGGCTCGACGGGCACGACGGCCGCCAATGCGCTGGCCCGGGAGGCCGACGTCGTCATCGGCATCGGCACCCGCTACAGCGACTTCACCACCGCTTCGCGCACCGCCTTCCAGGATCCGGGCATCCGCTTTGTCAACATCAACATCTCCCGGTTCGACGCCGGCAAGCACGCGGGCCTGCCGGTCGTGGCGGACGCCCGCGAGGCCCTCACCGCCCTCACCGCGGCCCTCCAGGGGTATGCCGTGGACCCGGCGTACCGGGACCGGCAGGTGAGGCTGTTCCGCGACTGGGACGCGCGGGTGGAGGCCGCCTACCACCCGCCCGCCGAGGTTACCGACGCGCTCGCCGCCGGCGTCCTCACCCAGGGCACGGTGCTCGGCTGCGTCAACGAGCTGTCCGACCCGAGGGACGTCGTCGTCTGCGCCGCCGGCTCCATGCCCGGCGATCTGCACAAGCTGTGGCGGGTCCGGGACCGCAAGGCCTACCACGTCGAGTACGGCTACTCCTGCATGGGCTACGAGATCCCCGGCGGTATCGGGGTGCGGCTCGCCGACCCCGACCGGGACGTCTTCGTCATGGTGGGCGACGGCTCCTATCTGATGATGCCGACGGAGCTGGTCACGGCGGTACAGGAACGGGTCAAGGTGATCGTCGTCCTGGTCCAGAACCACGGTTTCCACTCCATCGGCTCACTGTCGGAGTCCCTCGGCTCACAGCGGTTCGGCACCAGGTACCGCTTCCGCAACGACGCCACGGGCCGGCTGGACGGCGGGAAGCTGCCGATCGACCTCGCCGCCAATGCCCGCAGCCTCGGCGCGACGGTCATGGAGGTGCGCAGTCGCGGGGAACTCGAGCAGGCGATCAAGGATGCCAAGGCCGCCCCGGCGAACGGCGGCCCCGTCGTCATCCATGTGGAGACCGAGCCCACCGTCCACGCCCCCGACAGCGGGTCGTGGTGGGATGTCCCGGTCAGCCAGGTCAGCGACCTCGACACCACCCAGCGCGCCCACGCCACGTACGCCGGGCACAAGGCCACGCAGCGCGCACTGCTGGCGCCGACCGAGAGGACGAACCTATGA
- a CDS encoding Cgl0159 family (beta/alpha)8-fold protein, giving the protein MTTTTRSTIADLTEIRVREPRRITDGWAARRRRQLVGVDGRLLIVAADHPARGALGVRDDRQAMASRSELLERLATALSRPGVDGVLGTPDILDDLLLMGALEDKVAVGSMNRGGLQGAVFELDDRFTAYTADEIAARGLEGGKMLTRICLGDPGTAATLQASAHAITELAAHGVMAMVEPFFSVRENGRVRNLLDPDSTITSIHIAAGLGATSQHTWLKLPVVDDLERVMDATTLPTLLLGGDPTRHSDDTYAAWGRALDLPAVRGLVVGRALLFPPDGDVASAVDIASGLVHRGRR; this is encoded by the coding sequence GTGACGACGACGACCCGTTCGACCATCGCCGATCTGACTGAGATCCGGGTCCGTGAGCCGCGGCGGATCACCGACGGCTGGGCCGCCCGCCGGCGCCGGCAGCTGGTCGGTGTGGACGGCAGGCTGCTCATCGTGGCCGCGGACCACCCGGCCCGCGGCGCGCTGGGCGTGCGTGACGACCGTCAGGCCATGGCCTCGCGCAGCGAGCTGCTGGAGCGTCTGGCCACAGCGCTGTCCCGCCCCGGCGTCGACGGCGTTCTCGGCACGCCCGACATCCTCGACGACCTGCTCCTGATGGGCGCGTTGGAGGACAAGGTCGCCGTCGGGTCGATGAACCGTGGGGGTCTGCAGGGCGCGGTTTTCGAGCTCGACGACCGGTTCACGGCGTACACGGCCGACGAGATCGCGGCCCGGGGTCTGGAGGGCGGCAAGATGCTGACCCGCATTTGCCTCGGCGATCCGGGTACGGCAGCGACGCTCCAGGCGAGCGCCCACGCGATCACGGAGCTCGCCGCCCACGGCGTCATGGCGATGGTGGAGCCGTTCTTCTCGGTTCGCGAGAACGGCCGGGTGCGTAACCTGCTCGACCCCGACTCGACCATCACGTCGATCCACATCGCTGCGGGTCTGGGGGCCACCAGCCAGCACACCTGGCTCAAACTGCCCGTGGTCGACGACCTGGAGCGCGTCATGGACGCCACCACCCTGCCGACGCTTCTGCTCGGCGGTGACCCGACACGCCACTCGGATGACACGTACGCCGCGTGGGGCAGGGCGCTCGACCTGCCCGCCGTGCGCGGCCTGGTGGTCGGGCGGGCGCTGCTCTTCCCGCCGGACGGTGACGTGGCCAGCGCCGTCGACATCGCTTCGGGACTCGTGCACCGGGGCCGGCGATGA
- a CDS encoding ABC transporter permease, with amino-acid sequence MTATATEPSRGLATRDDRVATRPLAARLLSRPEVGSLIAAIVIFLLFMAVAEPFRNVANVGTILYGASTIGIMAVPVALLMIGGEFDLSAGVAVTTSGLSASLLAWNFGLNVWVGILLALVVSVAVGAFNGWLLLKTGLPSFLVTLGTFFILQGVNLGVTRLLTGNVASADISDMDGFGSAQKIFGSEVTLGPVNLKITVLYWVVLTVIAAYVLLRTQVGNWVFAVGGDAAAARAVGVPVRATKIGLFMAVGFCAWLSGMHLLFQFNTVQSGEGVGKEFIFIIAAVIGGCLLTGGYGSVVGASLGALIFGMTQLGINYAGWNPDWFRTFLGVMLLLATLVNMYVKKRADLR; translated from the coding sequence ATGACTGCTACGGCCACGGAGCCGAGCAGGGGGTTGGCGACCCGGGACGACCGGGTCGCCACCCGCCCCCTGGCGGCACGGCTGCTGAGCCGCCCTGAGGTCGGGTCGCTCATCGCCGCGATCGTGATCTTCCTGCTGTTCATGGCGGTCGCGGAGCCCTTCCGCAACGTCGCCAACGTCGGAACGATCCTCTACGGTGCCTCGACCATCGGCATCATGGCCGTCCCCGTGGCGCTGCTCATGATCGGCGGGGAGTTCGACCTCTCCGCCGGCGTCGCGGTGACCACCTCCGGGCTCTCCGCGTCGCTGCTCGCCTGGAACTTCGGGCTCAACGTCTGGGTCGGCATCCTGCTGGCGCTGGTCGTCTCCGTGGCGGTCGGCGCGTTCAACGGGTGGCTGCTGCTCAAGACCGGACTGCCGAGCTTCCTGGTCACGCTGGGCACGTTCTTCATCCTGCAGGGCGTCAACCTCGGCGTCACGCGGCTACTCACCGGCAACGTCGCCAGCGCCGACATCAGCGACATGGACGGCTTTGGCAGCGCGCAGAAGATCTTCGGATCCGAGGTGACCCTCGGGCCGGTCAACCTGAAGATCACGGTCCTGTACTGGGTCGTGCTGACCGTCATCGCCGCCTACGTCCTGCTGCGCACGCAGGTGGGCAACTGGGTGTTCGCGGTGGGCGGTGACGCCGCCGCGGCGCGCGCCGTCGGCGTACCCGTCCGGGCGACGAAGATCGGCCTCTTCATGGCCGTCGGGTTCTGCGCCTGGCTCTCGGGCATGCACCTGCTGTTCCAGTTCAACACGGTGCAGTCCGGCGAGGGCGTCGGCAAGGAGTTCATCTTCATCATCGCCGCCGTCATCGGTGGCTGCCTGCTCACCGGCGGCTACGGCTCGGTGGTCGGCGCCTCGCTCGGGGCGCTTATCTTCGGCATGACCCAGCTCGGCATCAACTACGCCGGCTGGAACCCCGACTGGTTCAGGACCTTCCTCGGCGTGATGCTGCTGCTGGCGACGCTGGTGAACATGTACGTCAAGAAGAGGGCGGATCTGCGTTGA
- the iolB gene encoding 5-deoxy-glucuronate isomerase, producing the protein MSDNGRWVYPFGSSGDGDFQVSITDDLCGWQHTSLRVATLAPAVQVSLDLGDSEVIVVPLQGSFDVTAVDHVGERHEARLAGRTSVFAGATDVAYVPRGASLTVRNAGVGPAKVALCGAKATKQSMPLPFRYVAAADVPVELRGAGMASREVRNFGVPQVLDADSIIACEVITPAGNWSSYPPHKHDEERDGVETELEEVYYFEVRAESPADGADPLGYQRVYGTRERPLDVFAEVRSGDVVLVPHGWHGPAMAPPGYDLYYLNVMAGPGATRAWLICDDPAHTWVRDSWAKQDVDPRLPIGGPR; encoded by the coding sequence ATGAGCGACAACGGACGCTGGGTGTATCCCTTCGGCAGCTCCGGCGACGGCGACTTCCAGGTGTCCATCACCGACGACCTCTGCGGGTGGCAGCACACCAGCCTACGGGTGGCCACGCTGGCACCGGCCGTTCAGGTGAGCCTCGACCTCGGCGACAGCGAGGTCATCGTCGTGCCCCTTCAGGGCAGCTTCGACGTCACGGCGGTCGACCACGTGGGAGAGCGCCACGAGGCCAGGCTCGCCGGACGGACGAGCGTCTTCGCCGGTGCGACCGACGTGGCGTACGTCCCGCGCGGCGCCAGCCTCACGGTGCGCAACGCCGGCGTTGGCCCGGCCAAGGTGGCGCTCTGCGGCGCGAAGGCGACGAAGCAGAGCATGCCGCTGCCGTTCCGTTACGTGGCTGCCGCCGATGTCCCCGTCGAGCTGCGTGGCGCCGGCATGGCCTCGCGCGAGGTGCGCAACTTCGGCGTCCCGCAGGTCCTGGATGCCGACTCGATCATCGCGTGTGAGGTCATCACGCCGGCCGGCAACTGGAGCTCCTATCCGCCGCACAAGCACGACGAGGAGCGCGACGGGGTGGAGACCGAGCTGGAGGAGGTCTACTACTTCGAGGTCCGGGCGGAGTCCCCGGCGGACGGGGCCGACCCCCTCGGCTACCAGCGCGTGTACGGCACCCGAGAGCGGCCGCTGGACGTCTTCGCCGAGGTCCGCTCGGGCGATGTCGTCCTGGTACCGCACGGCTGGCACGGCCCCGCGATGGCCCCGCCCGGCTACGACCTCTACTACCTGAACGTCATGGCCGGCCCCGGCGCGACCAGGGCCTGGCTCATCTGCGACGACCCAGCCCACACCTGGGTGCGGGACTCGTGGGCCAAGCAGGATGTCGACCCGAGACTGCCGATCGGAGGACCCCGATGA
- a CDS encoding sugar ABC transporter substrate-binding protein — translation MMRRSRISLIAAGAVTALALAACSSSGGKQTTEGDAGKAGTASTPRMTVAFITHAAPGDTFWDLVRKGAEDAAKKDNVDLQYQSDPDGANQANLVQSAIDKKVDGIAVTLAKPDAMKANVQKAAQAGVPVVALNGGIDAWKSMGVLGYFGQDERIAGQAAGQRLTKDGAKKALCVIQEQGHVGLEARCDGAKADFPNTEKIYVTGTDMPSVQAAITSKLQQDKSIDRVLTLGAPFALTAVKSVKDANSSAKVVTFDTNKDLVAAIKGGQVEWAVDQQPYLQGYLAVDSLWLYKTNGNTIGGGQATLTGPAFIDNTNVAAVEKFASNGTR, via the coding sequence ATGATGCGTAGATCCCGCATATCCCTGATCGCGGCCGGCGCCGTGACCGCTCTCGCCCTGGCGGCGTGCAGCTCCAGCGGAGGCAAGCAGACCACCGAGGGTGACGCCGGCAAGGCCGGCACCGCCAGCACCCCGCGGATGACCGTCGCCTTCATCACCCACGCGGCCCCGGGCGATACCTTCTGGGACCTGGTCCGCAAGGGCGCCGAGGACGCGGCGAAGAAGGACAACGTCGACCTGCAGTACCAGTCCGACCCGGACGGCGCGAACCAGGCCAACCTCGTGCAGTCCGCGATCGACAAGAAGGTCGACGGCATCGCGGTGACCCTGGCAAAGCCGGATGCCATGAAGGCCAACGTGCAGAAGGCCGCTCAGGCCGGGGTCCCGGTCGTCGCCCTCAACGGCGGCATCGACGCGTGGAAGAGCATGGGCGTGCTGGGCTACTTCGGCCAGGACGAGAGGATCGCCGGTCAGGCGGCCGGCCAGCGGCTCACGAAGGACGGCGCCAAGAAGGCGCTCTGCGTCATCCAGGAGCAGGGCCACGTCGGCCTCGAGGCCCGGTGTGACGGGGCGAAGGCCGACTTCCCGAACACCGAGAAGATCTACGTCACCGGCACCGACATGCCGAGCGTCCAGGCGGCGATCACCTCGAAGCTCCAGCAGGACAAGAGCATCGACCGCGTGCTGACCCTCGGCGCGCCGTTCGCGCTGACCGCCGTCAAGTCGGTCAAGGACGCCAACAGCTCGGCCAAGGTCGTCACTTTCGACACCAACAAGGACCTCGTGGCCGCGATCAAGGGCGGCCAGGTCGAGTGGGCGGTCGACCAGCAGCCCTACCTGCAGGGCTACCTCGCGGTAGACAGCCTGTGGCTCTACAAGACCAACGGCAACACCATCGGCGGTGGCCAGGCGACCCTGACCGGTCCCGCGTTCATCGACAACACCAACGTCGCCGCTGTCGAGAAGTTCGCAAGCAACGGCACGAGGTGA
- a CDS encoding ATP-binding cassette domain-containing protein, whose protein sequence is MSTATSERHDAAGHSTTPILELENVGKSYGNVHALRGVSLNVRQGEVTCVLGDNGAGKSTLIKIMSGLHDHTDGTMKLDGVPRRFGSPRAAQASGIATVYQDLALAPLMSVWRNFFLGNELRKGPLRTLDIARMKRICEDELGKMGVVVPDLDRPVAGLSGGQRQCIAIARAIYFGARVIILDEPTAALGVKQSGVALRYIVKARDAGLGVIFITHNPHHAYLVGNHFIILKLGRVVLDAHRDDLTLEQLTTEMAGGQELAELSHELRGIDPGKVIEPGEVEHGHVEAPALSREELKAVEREDEEEPRA, encoded by the coding sequence ATGAGCACCGCGACGAGCGAGCGGCACGACGCCGCCGGCCACTCGACCACCCCCATCCTCGAACTCGAGAACGTCGGCAAGAGCTACGGCAACGTCCACGCCCTGCGCGGCGTCAGCCTCAACGTCCGCCAGGGCGAGGTCACCTGCGTTCTCGGCGACAACGGCGCCGGCAAGTCGACGCTGATCAAGATCATGTCCGGCCTGCACGACCACACCGACGGCACGATGAAGCTCGACGGCGTGCCGCGCCGGTTCGGCTCGCCGCGGGCCGCCCAGGCGAGCGGGATCGCGACCGTCTACCAGGACCTCGCGCTCGCGCCGCTCATGTCGGTGTGGCGGAACTTCTTCCTCGGCAACGAACTCCGCAAGGGGCCGTTGCGCACCTTGGACATCGCCCGGATGAAGCGCATCTGTGAGGATGAACTGGGCAAGATGGGGGTCGTCGTCCCCGATCTCGACCGGCCGGTCGCGGGCCTCTCGGGCGGCCAGCGCCAGTGCATCGCGATCGCCAGGGCCATCTACTTCGGGGCGAGGGTGATCATCCTCGACGAGCCGACGGCCGCGCTCGGTGTCAAGCAGTCCGGTGTCGCCCTGCGGTACATCGTCAAGGCTCGCGACGCCGGCCTGGGCGTCATCTTCATCACCCACAATCCGCACCACGCCTACCTCGTCGGCAACCATTTCATCATCCTCAAGCTCGGTCGGGTCGTGCTGGACGCGCACCGCGACGACCTGACCCTCGAACAGCTCACCACGGAGATGGCGGGCGGCCAGGAGCTCGCGGAGCTCAGCCACGAGCTTCGCGGGATCGACCCGGGCAAGGTCATCGAGCCCGGGGAGGTCGAGCACGGTCACGTCGAAGCCCCCGCTCTCAGCCGCGAGGAACTCAAGGCCGTGGAGCGCGAAGACGAGGAAGAGCCGAGGGCATGA
- a CDS encoding TIM barrel protein, with protein MSGPAMIGSAPDSWGVWFPDDPRQTPWERFLDEVAAAGYSRIELGPYGYLPTDPSRLRDELDKRGLTVTAGTIFEHLHRADSWDTTWKDVSAAAALTAAMGARHLVVIPEFWRDPQTGKVLEDALLTDEQWVAYAAQMNRLARRIREEFGLQIQFHPHADTHVDTHENVERFLHETDPDLVSLCLDTGHISFCGGDNLKLIGDHPERIGYVHLKQVDPAVIAAVHEQGIGFGEAVRMGAMCEPPTGIPDMPPILDALANLDADIFAIVEQDMYPCPADRPLPIARRTLTYLQSCGPLR; from the coding sequence ATGAGCGGCCCAGCCATGATCGGCAGCGCCCCCGACAGCTGGGGCGTGTGGTTCCCCGACGACCCCCGACAGACTCCCTGGGAGCGTTTTCTGGACGAGGTCGCCGCGGCCGGCTACAGCCGCATCGAGCTGGGGCCGTACGGCTACCTGCCTACCGACCCGTCCCGCCTGCGTGACGAGCTCGACAAGCGGGGGCTGACCGTGACGGCCGGCACCATCTTCGAGCACCTGCATCGCGCCGACTCGTGGGACACCACGTGGAAGGACGTCTCCGCGGCGGCCGCGCTGACCGCGGCCATGGGCGCCCGGCACCTTGTGGTCATCCCGGAGTTCTGGCGCGACCCGCAGACGGGGAAGGTTCTCGAGGACGCGCTACTGACCGACGAGCAGTGGGTGGCGTACGCCGCGCAGATGAACCGGCTCGCGCGGCGCATCCGCGAGGAGTTCGGCCTGCAGATCCAGTTCCACCCCCACGCGGACACCCACGTGGACACGCACGAGAACGTGGAGCGGTTCCTCCACGAGACGGACCCCGACCTGGTGAGCCTGTGCCTGGACACGGGGCACATCTCCTTCTGCGGCGGGGACAATCTCAAGCTCATCGGCGACCATCCCGAGCGGATCGGGTACGTGCACCTCAAGCAGGTCGATCCGGCTGTCATCGCCGCCGTGCATGAGCAGGGCATCGGCTTCGGCGAGGCCGTGCGGATGGGCGCCATGTGCGAGCCACCGACGGGCATCCCCGACATGCCTCCCATCCTCGACGCCCTGGCGAACCTCGACGCGGACATCTTCGCCATCGTCGAGCAGGACATGTACCCGTGCCCCGCCGACAGACCCCTGCCCATCGCGAGGCGGACCCTGACGTACCTGCAGTCCTGCGGCCCGCTGCGCTGA
- a CDS encoding RNA-guided endonuclease InsQ/TnpB family protein produces the protein MTGVVKRAYRYRFYPTDTQAAQLLCTFGCVRLVYNKALDARTRAWATQQRRISYGQTSAMLTEWKRDSDLAFLNEVSSVPLQQALRHLQAAFTAFFDKRAKYPKFKSKKRSRASAEYTRSAFRWRDGQLTLAKMAEPLAIAWSRPLPNGAEPSTVTVSRDAAGRWHISIMVETTIETLPPTHAVVGVDVGLAALVTLSTGERVINPRHERTDRRKLAKAQRALCRKEKGSANRAKARLKIARIHARIADRRRDQLHKLTTRLVRDNQTVVIEDLSVHTMMRNHRLARVISDAAWAQLRTMLEYKTRWYGRNLVVVDRWLPSSKLCSVCGRLAGSMPLDVREWSCPCGTSHDRDINAALNILAAGLADSNACGEPVRPEPRKRRRHGPVKQELSQATAGIPAH, from the coding sequence ATGACCGGGGTAGTGAAACGGGCGTACCGGTATCGCTTCTACCCGACCGACACGCAGGCAGCGCAGCTGTTGTGCACGTTCGGCTGTGTGCGGCTGGTGTACAACAAAGCCCTCGACGCGCGGACCCGCGCCTGGGCCACCCAGCAGCGGCGTATCTCCTACGGGCAGACGTCGGCGATGCTGACCGAGTGGAAGCGCGACTCCGACCTGGCATTTCTCAACGAAGTGTCGTCGGTTCCGTTGCAGCAGGCACTGCGTCACCTGCAGGCTGCGTTCACCGCGTTCTTCGACAAACGAGCCAAGTATCCGAAGTTCAAGTCCAAGAAGCGATCGCGGGCGTCGGCGGAGTACACCCGTTCGGCGTTTCGCTGGCGCGACGGGCAGCTCACCCTGGCCAAGATGGCCGAACCGCTGGCCATCGCGTGGTCCCGGCCGCTGCCCAACGGCGCCGAACCCTCCACCGTTACGGTTTCGCGTGATGCTGCCGGACGCTGGCACATCAGCATCATGGTCGAAACGACCATCGAAACCCTGCCGCCCACCCACGCCGTGGTCGGCGTGGACGTCGGCTTGGCCGCGCTGGTCACCCTGTCCACCGGGGAGAGGGTCATCAACCCACGGCATGAGCGGACCGACCGGCGCAAGCTCGCCAAGGCCCAGCGGGCTCTCTGTCGCAAGGAGAAGGGCTCGGCCAACCGCGCCAAGGCGCGGCTGAAAATTGCCCGCATCCATGCCCGAATCGCCGACAGGCGCCGCGACCAGCTGCACAAGCTGACTACCCGACTCGTCCGTGACAACCAAACGGTCGTGATCGAAGACCTCAGCGTACATACCATGATGCGCAACCACCGCCTGGCTCGCGTCATTTCGGATGCGGCCTGGGCCCAGCTGCGCACCATGCTGGAGTACAAGACCCGCTGGTACGGCCGGAACCTCGTGGTGGTCGACCGCTGGCTGCCGTCGTCGAAGTTGTGCTCGGTCTGCGGGCGGCTGGCCGGGTCGATGCCACTGGACGTGCGGGAGTGGTCGTGTCCCTGCGGGACGAGCCACGACAGAGACATCAACGCCGCCCTGAATATTCTGGCCGCCGGGCTGGCGGACAGCAACGCCTGTGGAGAGCCGGTAAGACCCGAACCGCGTAAACGGCGACGGCACGGCCCGGTGAAGCAGGAACTCTCGCAGGCGACTGCGGGAATCCCCGCGCATTAG